In Candidatus Palauibacter soopunensis, the DNA window GGTAGGCGGCATCGCCTTTGGCTTGCTGGGCGGTGGCATCGCAGGGGACTACAGCCAGAAGCAGTGTCAGCAGGACGACGACGATCCCGAGCAGGATCGCAGCGGTCGGGGTTGCTTTCATGGTGTTCACGTCCTCTCGGTTGGTGGGGTGGGATGGGTTCGGCCCGCGAGCGCTTCGAGCGCCCGGGCCAGTCCGTGCCTCGCCACGGCTTCGGCGCGTTTCTCGGCGTCCAAGGGCGAGGAGGTGTAGAGCCAATAGCTCTCGGGATCGACTTCGAGGCGGAGCACCGCCGCCTCGTCCGGGCGGCGGAGATACAGTTCGCGCTTGGGCGTCAGCGCCCGGATCCGGGCGACCTCCGACTCGTTCAGCCGGAACAGCGCCCCGGCCTCGTCGGGCAGTTCGGCGTTGGCGAGGAACAGCTTGGTGGGGATCGATTCGAGGAGCGCCGAAGCGCCCGGCGTCCCCGTCACGTCCACGGCGGACTGCGTCGCGAGCACGAGCGCGGCGTTCTTCTTCCGCCACGTCTTGGCCGCCTCGGCCAGGTAGTTCAGCACGGCGGGGTCCTGCATGTACCGCCACGCCTCGTCCACGACCATCAGCTTGAGCCGCGCCGTCTCGGCCGGGTCCTCGATCTCCAGGCGCATGCGTTCCAGCAGGTAGGAGAGCGCCGCCTCGCACAGGTCCGCGTGCTCCGCCGCGCCCGCCAGGTCGATCACCTGCCAGTCCCGGAACTCGATGTCGGTCGCGCCCGATGGCGCGTTATCAAAGAACGCGCCCCACGCGCCGCCCTCCGTCCAGCGGCTCAGCGCGGGCCACATCGCGGACGGGAGCGAACCGGCCAGCACCGTGAGCGTCCGGCGCTCGGTCCCGAGCGCGTACAGATCCTCGATGCGCGCGCGGATCTCGCTCGTGTCCGCGCCGCTCGCCTCGAACCCGCCCAGCGTGAGGAGCCGGAGCACCCAGCCCGTAAGGAACTGGAACGTCCTCGTGGTCGGGGGAAGCGCGAACGGCTGGAGGCGGAGGGTGGGCTCCGCCTCGCCCGGCGCGAGCTCCAGATACCGGCCCCCGAGGAACCGGGTCAGCCAGCGGTAGGAGCCGCCCAGGTCCAGGATCAGGATGCGCGGATCGTACTTGAGCGCCTCGACGAGCAGGAAGTTGAGCGTAAAGCTCTTGCCCGAGCCCGTCGCCCCCAGGATCAGCGTGTGGCCCACGTCGCCCGCGAACAGGTCGTAGTGGTGCGCCGTCCGCCACGGCGTCTCGAACACCGCCAGCGGCTCGCGGTCCAGATGGCGGCTCTTCCGGTTCCCCCGCGGCGGCCCGAACACGGGCGCGAGGCACGCGGCGAGCCCGGCCGATACGAACACCTTCCGCACCTGCCGGCGTCGCGGCTGGGCCGGGAGCCGGGCGAACCACGCGGGAAGCTGGCCGTAGCCCTCCCGGATCACCTTCGCATCGTGCGCGGCGAACAGGCGGCGCACGTCTCCGTCCAGCCGTTCGATTCCTTCGAGTTCGCCGTGCAGCGCCACGGTCAGCGACACCTCGCCGTAGGCCACGCCGTCGGCTTCGAGTTCCACCAGCGCCGCTCCCAGACGGTCGGACTCCGCGGCCGCCGCGGAATCGACCATCGCCGCCGCCGTGCCCTGCGCGTCCTGGGCGTGCGCCATCATCGAGTAGCGCCGCGAGAAGTAGTGGCGCTGCGCGCTCCGGATGCGGCGCCGCGCCGCCTCGACCGTCCACGGCCGCCATTCGAGCGAGACGGTCGTCACCGCGTCCAGGCAGTACAGCTCGCGAAGCAGGTTCGCGTGCGCCTGGCCGGGCGGCGACAGCAGCGAATAGAGGATCACGGGCTCGCCGTCGAGCCGAAGGTGCGAGCGCTCCGCTTCCAACTCCGAGAGCGCAAGCCGCCAGTTCATGCCGCTTCCCGTCGCGCCGTCCCAGAACGTGCCGGGGCGGTTGATCAGTTCGGACAGAAGCTGGGACGCTTCAACGGCTCCCAGCATCTCGACAGGAGTGTGTTCGGCGACGAGCGAGCGGCCCGCGTCGATCATCGCGCGGAACCGGGCTGCGACCGCCTCGATCTCCGAGGCC includes these proteins:
- a CDS encoding DUF87 domain-containing protein; the encoded protein is PYWGWLDDDRTCLTRSGELAAAGRIRPAAVDGRTPEQIDRVLGLWQRLLSGLGSNARLQFHLLRRPSRDDVPGKGGSDIASLSGRKRAAFLAGRVQRLDAFVVWSHDPGLRSAGGGSGPGPLSRFRRLRKRGGKTSTTYLASEIEAVAARFRAMIDAGRSLVAEHTPVEMLGAVEASQLLSELINRPGTFWDGATGSGMNWRLALSELEAERSHLRLDGEPVILYSLLSPPGQAHANLLRELYCLDAVTTVSLEWRPWTVEAARRRIRSAQRHYFSRRYSMMAHAQDAQGTAAAMVDSAAAAESDRLGAALVELEADGVAYGEVSLTVALHGELEGIERLDGDVRRLFAAHDAKVIREGYGQLPAWFARLPAQPRRRQVRKVFVSAGLAACLAPVFGPPRGNRKSRHLDREPLAVFETPWRTAHHYDLFAGDVGHTLILGATGSGKSFTLNFLLVEALKYDPRILILDLGGSYRWLTRFLGGRYLELAPGEAEPTLRLQPFALPPTTRTFQFLTGWVLRLLTLGGFEASGADTSEIRARIEDLYALGTERRTLTVLAGSLPSAMWPALSRWTEGGAWGAFFDNAPSGATDIEFRDWQVIDLAGAAEHADLCEAALSYLLERMRLEIEDPAETARLKLMVVDEAWRYMQDPAVLNYLAEAAKTWRKKNAALVLATQSAVDVTGTPGASALLESIPTKLFLANAELPDEAGALFRLNESEVARIRALTPKRELYLRRPDEAAVLRLEVDPESYWLYTSSPLDAEKRAEAVARHGLARALEALAGRTHPTPPTERT